The Fusarium fujikuroi IMI 58289 draft genome, chromosome FFUJ_chr01 sequence tcttcttctctgtcaTCCGTGGCTTCTTCATTTCGGGCGTCGGGTCATGTTTTATTGACGGGCCATCTGCCTGTACAGCCTCACGAATTGTCTGCCTCGACAGGCAAAGGTCTATATGTTCATTGAATTGCCGCTCATCGGCCGTTTGCGGTCTGCTGCAGATGGGACAGTCCCACCACTGCTCCTCTTCAGCGTTCTCTTTTGTAGGATTAGGGGCGATCTCCTTGCCGTGTCTTCGGCCTGGCGATTGATCTGGAGTGTGCTGGTTACTAGAAGAGCCCTCAAGCAGGCCATCTGGGTCGTCAAGTTGAAGATCGGCTCCTGGCCACTGTTCCCATTCTCCGTCACCATCACTCGCTTTTCTTTTCAGGGTACCGTCTTGCGGGCGGTCTTCAGAGTCTGTCTTTCGGGGCCGAAAGCCGAAGAAGGCCATGGCATCAGGCCTTTTGGTACTGACAAGATGTGTGCATCTCAGACCCATCAACCGAAGTTTCATGCCAGGCATTTCTTGCTCCAACTTCGTGAGAATAGGCAGAGCGTAGTTGTACAGGTCGTCTGCAAGGCATATAGCTCTTGGTAGGACGACCTGCCGAGTGAAGACCTCGAATGTGTGAAGCTTGACTTTAAGACAGAGTGTACGGCCTTTACATTCAGCGCGCTTCATATCCTGCTCCAACTCCTCCGCTGTTGCTCGTAATTTTTCTCTCAGCTGCGTAGGATCCGACATGTCGCGGAATGTGCTCTCCGTGCCAACGCTTTTGCGCTCATACTCTTCTGCTGGTTGGATTTTGGTTCGACCAAGACCTAAATAGCATGTGAACAGGAACTCTGAGGTTTTGTCACCAAAAAGTGGATTGAGATATTGTCGATGCTTGTAGAGATCACCACAAGTCTTGATACCGATCTCTAGCAGTTCTCTCTCGAGGACTCTCCCTATACCGTTGACTTTTCGGGTAGGTAGGTCGCGCATGAAGGCCATGATTGTTGGCCGATCGCAAGATAAAACATATTGCCCATTGGGCTTGTTCATATTTGAACAGATCTTCGCGAGTTTTGCGTTAGCAGCAATGCCAGCAGAGACTGTGATATTTGTCTTCTCATGAACTTCTCGCCGCATCTGTTCAACAGCTTCTGCCGGGTCCATCTGGTGTTCCTGGCAGTATTCGGTTATGTTCAGGTATGCTTCATCGATACTAGCGCTCTCAAACCGGGGATCGTAGTTAACCAGAACCTCTCTCACCTCATGCGCTTTTGCATTGTATTTCTGAAAGTTTGGCTTTagcaagatcaagcttgGACATAATTTCTTCGCCACGAAGCCAGCCATGCCTGACCGGCAGCCGAACTTGCGCGCAACATAGTTGCAAGTGGTCAGAACACCACCACCGACTGCGAAAGGGAGGTCCTTTATTTCCGGCCGATCGAGTTGCTCCACAGCTGCGTAGAATGCATCACAGTCCACATGGACGATGTGCTGAGTGAGGTCGCGAGTGAGTTCAAGTTCGGCAATCAGACGGTCTGCATTGCGCAAGTCTCGAGTCAGATCCCTCTTCTCGAGTTGAGCCTTTCGCGCGATAATTTGTTCGATCTTTTGGGTGAGGACTTTGTCTCGTTCTTCTTCGCGATTGAAGAATTTGGATCCTTTGGAAGCGTTGTAGATGATTTCAGAAACCTTGGAAGTTGTGTTAGTGATGATTGGTTCGTGCGTGCGGCAAGGATGTATACCTTTATTTGATCAACTGTATCTTGTCCTGCTTTTAGTAGCGATGGTCCCAGAAGGGAATATTTGAGGGTTTTGAAAGCATCGTCCTCTGCAGTCTCAGAGGTGTCTCTGTTGACATGATTTGTTTCCTTTTCAGCTCCTGAATGTTCCTCTGTTGGCTGTAATGGAGGTTGCTCCTCCGCTTGATCAGTTGAGCTCATCTCAAGGGGACAATAGCGGTGTCTTCATAGCATATACTGCGACTATTGAAGGCATCGTGAAGCCAGCCTGATGTCGTCGCGTCTCCGGgatgagaggagaaggatgacgTGACGGGGAACCCCTCAACATCCTGGACGCGTTCGAAACACACACGAGGTCATGTGACTTGGTAGGGGCCTCTGTTTTAGGTGCTTTTAGTGCTGTCTTAGGTAGTGGGGGCCGCTATTTTGGTAGTGGGACAGCTCTAACGACACCAAGGGTCCTCTGAACTCAATTGGCCAAAGAATGTGCTTCCCCTCCCCAAGAACAGGCGTTTAAGCGCCGACATGGACAACTTACATGCATTATGTCGTCTCTTGGAAACACAGAAGTTGATCAGTCGACGAGTCAAATGGCGCCCAGCTCTGAAATGAGGGTTGGACTCTGAAGGGGAGGGTACAAAAGCTGAACGAGGCCACACATTTTCTTTCTGTCACGAATCACTTGATTATTTTCCCTACCggttcttgatcttcttctgtgaGGTGAGCTCCTAGAGGAGAAGAACCTTCAATATGGCTGCACGACCAGGAGAGGAGAATGTTGCGACACTGTAAGTTGCGACGGCTAAATACCCCGGGGAGATGTCCCAATTTGCTGACAGACCGTCGATGAAGCTTCGCAGACATTCATTACTTCTATGGCCCCGATACTGTGAAACCCAGACATCACAGGTTTGACAAGGGCTCGTATGTCTATCTTTTTGAAAACGCCAACGAGCGCCGGTGTCGCATCGAAATTGCCAACCAGCCAGGCACTGAGGATCAGGATGCTTTCGAAGGATGTAAGACTCGGCATGATGAGGTCGCGCATAGTTGAGAGTGGACCATGCTGATAAGCCAACCTGTAGACCTCGATCAGACACACGTCCGATACTCCTACAAGCAACAATGCAACGTCACTCTGACCGGACCTGAAGCTGTCGCGGACCAAAACGAATGGCACCTACCAACTTTTGATCCTCAGAATCAAAACAAGTACCACTATAAGCTTCACTCACTTGACATCTACTTCTGGACCCAGACAGATGCGCTCCAGTTTGTCAATGGCGTAAGAAGAGTTGCTCCGCCTTCACATGTTGAAGTCCTGGATGAGCCTGGCCCGCCCCCTCAACCTGCGCCTATGAGCTCTGTGGTTCAGCAGTTGGAGAACGTTGCCATCTCAGACCCTCAATATGGTTCAGCCAACGCTCCGAGCTTTGCGCCTCCTCCCAACGTCGCCGCCCCGCCTCCAGCCCCGCCCTCCGAGGCACCAGCCAGCTTTGCTCCGATGGCTTATAACCCGGCCGCTCCAGCAGCTCCGGAGAC is a genomic window containing:
- a CDS encoding related to DNA repair protein MUS-42, producing MSSTDQAEEQPPLQPTEEHSGAEKETNHVNRDTSETAEDDAFKTLKYSLLGPSLLKAGQDTVDQIKVSEIIYNASKGSKFFNREEERDKVLTQKIEQIIARKAQLEKRDLTRDLRNADRLIAELELTRDLTQHIVHVDCDAFYAAVEQLDRPEIKDLPFAVGGGVLTTCNYVARKFGCRSGMAGFVAKKLCPSLILLKPNFQKYNAKAHEVREVLVNYDPRFESASIDEAYLNITEYCQEHQMDPAEAVEQMRREVHEKTNITVSAGIAANAKLAKICSNMNKPNGQYVLSCDRPTIMAFMRDLPTRKVNGIGRVLERELLEIGIKTCGDLYKHRQYLNPLFGDKTSEFLFTCYLGLGRTKIQPAEEYERKSVGTESTFRDMSDPTQLREKLRATAEELEQDMKRAECKGRTLCLKVKLHTFEVFTRQVVLPRAICLADDLYNYALPILTKLEQEMPGMKLRLMGLRCTHLVSTKRPDAMAFFGFRPRKTDSEDRPQDGTLKRKASDGDGEWEQWPGADLQLDDPDGLLEGSSSNQHTPDQSPGRRHGKEIAPNPTKENAEEEQWWDCPICSRPQTADERQFNEHIDLCLSRQTIREAVQADGPSIKHDPTPEMKKPRMTEKKRGRPKVPDPKQRQLFFG
- a CDS encoding related to hydroxyproline-rich glycoprotein precursor; amino-acid sequence: MAARPGEENVATLFADIHYFYGPDTVKPRHHRFDKGSYVYLFENANERRCRIEIANQPGTEDQDAFEGYLDQTHVRYSYKQQCNVTLTGPEAVADQNEWHLPTFDPQNQNKYHYKLHSLDIYFWTQTDALQFVNGVRRVAPPSHVEVLDEPGPPPQPAPMSSVVQQLENVAISDPQYGSANAPSFAPPPNVAAPPPAPPSEAPASFAPMAYNPAAPAAPETIQHREKTPPPDEDPLNPLAVAVAYDYHKQPFTPGMPPPSQFPPGGVTSPGLPPPQFGQHPGLQRAATMPAQALGSPYGATFPGSPGFVSPPPPPQTQPPAQTQPHSQPTPPASNPGLPPPPPGGFTQYNYTHQEQQVPTQPGAEYSIHQQVYRPTQTELANSEIYSFAPKTKEPRGKLEENAGRLERGVTGMLKKFEKKFG